The sequence GCCGTCGCTGGGCGCTGCTGGCGGCCGCTGCGGTCCTCATCGGCGCGGCCGGGGGCATGGTCCGCTCGACCTACGTCCTCGGCATGCTGATCTTCATCGCGCTCAACGGGATGGCGGCGCTCGGGCTGTCGCTCGTCATGGGCTTCGCGGGGCAGGTCTCGCTCGGCCAGGCCGCCTTCTACGCCATCGGCGCGTACGTCTCGGGCGTGCTGACGGCGTCCTACGGCTGGAACGGCTGGCTCTCCGTGGCCGCGGCCGTGCTGGCCGGAGCGGTCTCGGCTTTCCTCGTGGGCCTGCCCGTCTTCAGGCTCTCGGGGCTGCTCCTGGCGATGGCCACGCTCGGCTTCGGCATCATCGTCTACTACGTCCTCGTGAACTGGAGCGCGGTCACCGGCGGGCCCTCGGGGCTCACGGGCATCCCGCCGCTCGCCGTCGGCGGCTTCCGCTTCGACACCGACGCGCGCATGCTCTGGCTCGCGTGGGGCTGTCTCCTGGCCGTGCTCGGCCTGGCGGGCAACGTCGTGGACTCACGCATCGGTCGCGCGCTGAGGGCGCTGCACGGCAGCCCGGCCGCTGCCGAAGCCGCGGGCATCGCGACTACCAAGCTCAAGCTCGGGGTCTTCGCGGTGGCCGGCGCGACGACGGCGCTCGCCGGGGCGCTCTACGCCCACTACCTGACCTTCATCAATCCGTCGCCGTTCGGCTTTGCCTTCTCCGTCGAGCTGGTGGTCATGGTGGTGCTGGGCGGCACGGCGAGCCTCTGGGGCGGCGTGCTGGGCGCGGCGGTCGTCGTGCTGCTGGCCGAGGGCATCCGCTCGCTCCTGCCGCTTCTGTCGGCCTCTCACGCGGCGGCGGAATACGAGATCGTCGTCTTCGGGCTCGTCCTCATGACCTTCATGATCCTCCTGCCCGGCGGCCTCGCGGGCCTCGCCCGGAGGGCCGCGTGAGCGCGGGCGCTCTCCTCGACGTCCAGGGGCTCGGCAAGGAGTTCGGCGGCCTCACGGCCGTTCGCGCCGTGGACTTCGCCGTCGAGGCCGGGCAGATCAAGGCG is a genomic window of Candidatus Rokuibacteriota bacterium containing:
- a CDS encoding branched-chain amino acid ABC transporter permease; the protein is MTPGRRWALLAAAAVLIGAAGGMVRSTYVLGMLIFIALNGMAALGLSLVMGFAGQVSLGQAAFYAIGAYVSGVLTASYGWNGWLSVAAAVLAGAVSAFLVGLPVFRLSGLLLAMATLGFGIIVYYVLVNWSAVTGGPSGLTGIPPLAVGGFRFDTDARMLWLAWGCLLAVLGLAGNVVDSRIGRALRALHGSPAAAEAAGIATTKLKLGVFAVAGATTALAGALYAHYLTFINPSPFGFAFSVELVVMVVLGGTASLWGGVLGAAVVVLLAEGIRSLLPLLSASHAAAEYEIVVFGLVLMTFMILLPGGLAGLARRAA